The DNA region GGCGATGCAGTACGTCAAGAAGCCTTATGCGCCGCAAGCGCAAAAGAGATGACCAGTCATTAGAATCGGCAAACGGGCCGGGAAGCCTTCGCCGCGATTCTTCAAAGGGAGGTGACAAGTGAGGCGAAGCTTTCCCGGCTATCTTAGACACCGGCCCGCCTCATTTGTTCCATTGGCTGTAGCGCAATCGCCAACGGCTCTAGTTGCCGTTGGCGATCATCACCAGATCGGTCGTCTGCCGCTTTATTTTTATCGATCAATGCCTGGCTGTTTGCTGCAAGCCGCGCGGCTAATGGGCGGCGCTGATGGCGCGTTGCAAGGCCAGCTCGACTGCCGCATCAGGCAGCGTCTTTTTGATCGCGTCCGTCAGCTCGGGCGTGACCCGCACGCGGACAAACTGATTCGGCTGAATCCGCGCCACCTGACCGTCATTCAACTCGACTTCAAACACGACGTTGCATTCGCCGCGATGGCTGTCGAGCAGGTGATGAAGCGATTCGAGCCGTTCGCTGGTGATGGCTTCGACGCCGAAGCGTATGATGATCGAGCGTGCCGCGCGCTCGCGGATGTTTTCGAGCGATTGAATCTCTTCGGCAATGATCGCCACCGAGCCGCCGTCATCAATTTCGAGCCGCCCTTTGACCAGCACCGCCGCATCATTCTTCAAGGCGCTTGCCGCTTTGCCGTAAGGTTCGGGCCAGACGACTACCTTGACTGTGCCGTACTGGTCTTCGAGCTGAAAGAGCGCAAAGCGGTCGCCCTTCTTCGTCATCTTCAAATTCATCTCCATGACGATGCCGCCGAGGGTGACGACCGCGCCGTGATGAAAGTTCGCCAACCGCTCCATATCGGCGTTGGCAAAATCGGCAAGCGCCTGATCGTAGCGCATCAGCGGGTGGCCGGAGATGTAAAAGCCCAGCGTCTCCTTTTCGCCCTTGAGCAGTTCGGTCTGCGCCCACGGCTCGGCCCGCGGCAGCAGCGGCTCGGCCATAGACATCGAGGCGGCGAGCGCGCCGAACAGATCAACCTGTCCGGAAGCGCGCGACTTCTGCGCCCGCTGGCCGCTCTCGACCGCCGCATCAATCGCCGCAAACATCTGCGCGCGGTTGTTGTTGATCGTGTCAAAGGCGCCCGACTTAATCAGGCTTTCAAGCACACGCTTATTGACGGCCTTTGAATCCACCCGCTCGGTAAAATCAAATAGCGAGCGGAACGCGCTGCCGCTTGAGCGTGCTTCGACGATGCAGGCAACCGCCGACTGGCCGATGCCTTTGATCGCCGCCAGCCCGAAGCGAATCGAGTTGCCGCTGGCCGTGAAGCTGTCGAAGCTGACGTTGACATCGGGCGGCAGGATTTCGATGCCTTGCGTGCGCGCTTCGTTGATGTACTTGACGACCTTGGCGGTGTTGTTCAATTCGTTCGACAACACGGCGGCCCAGAAGTGCGTCGGGTAGTGCGCCTTGAGAAATGCGGTCTGGTAAGCCAGATAGCCGTACGAAAAACTGTGGGCGCGGTTGAAGGCGTAATCGGCGAAGCCTTCGATGCTGGCCCAGAGCTTTTCGAGCTTATTCTTATCATGGCCGCGCTCCATCGCCTGTTTCAAGAATTTCTCTTTGTGCTTGTCCAGCTCTTCGCGCTTCTTCTTGCCCATAGCGCGGCGCACCAGGTCGGCCTCGCCGAGCGAGTAACCCGCGAGCCGCTGGAAGACCGCCATAATCTGCTCTTGATAGACCAGCACGCCGAGCGTATTGCCCATGACCTCTTTCATCTCGTCGAAGTCATACTTGACCTTCTTGCGTCCGTGGCGGCGGTCAATGAAATCATCAATCATGCCGCTGTCAATCGGGCCAGGCCGGTAGAGCGCGTTGAGCGCCGACAGGTCTTCCAATCCATCGGGCTTCAGGCGGCGGCAAATGTCTTTCATGCCGTCGGACTCAAACTGAAAGATCGCTTCGGTCTTGCCGTCGCAGAAGAGTTGCAGCGCCTCGCGGTCATCGAGCGGAATCTGCGTCAGGTCGAGCGGCTTGCCGGTTTCGCGCTCGATGGATTTCAATGCGTCGTCAATGATCGTCAGCGTCGTCAGCGCCAAAAAGTCCATCTTCAGCATGCCGGTCTTTTCGAGATCGCCCATGGCGTACTGCGTAGCGATTTCGTCGCGCGAGGTTTTCGCCACCGGCACCAGCTCGTAAAGCGGCTTCGGCGAAATCACCACGCCCGCCGCATGCACAGACGAATGGCGCGAGCAGCCTTCCAGTCGCTTGGCGATTTCGATGACCTCTTTGACGCGCGCGTCGGTGTCAATGGCGCGCTTCAAATCGGGGTTCTGCTTGATGGCGTCTTCGATAGAGACGTTGCGCCCGCGCACCGGCGGCGGGATCATCTTGGCGATCTTGTCCACCTCGGCGTAAGGCATCTCCAGCGCGCGGCCTACGTCTTTGATGGCCGCTTTCGAAGCCATCGTCCCGAAGGTCGAGATCATCGAGACGTGGTCGCGACCGTAGTAGTCGGCGACGTAATCGATCACTCGCTGCCGCCCGCGCACGCAGAAGTCAATATCGATGTCGGGCATAGATACGCGCTCAGGGTTTAAGAAGCGCTCGAACAGCAAATCGTATTGCAGCGGGTCGAGGTCGGTGATCTTCAGACAGTAAGCGACCAGCGAGCCTGCGGCCGAGCCGCGACCGGGGCCGACCGGAATCTGACTGCGCTTGGCATAGTTGATGAAGTCCCAGACGATCAGAAAATAGCCAGGGAAGCCCATCTTCGTGATGACCTCGATCTCCTGTTCAAGCCGCCGCTTGTAATCGTCGAGGTCGCACTTGCGGTCGGGGCGATTCTTGATCGCCTGCCATCGCTCTTCCAGCCCGGCGCGCGCCATGCGGGCAAAGTAGCTATCAATCGTCTCGCCATCGGGCACGCGGTAAACCGGCAGGTGGTTTTCGCCCTTCGGCAATTCCAGGTCGCACATCTCGGCTACGGCGACGGTGTTGAGCAGGGCTTCCGGCATGTCTTTGCCGAACAGCAGCCACATCTCTTTAGCCGAGCGGACGTAGAACTCGCCTTCTTTGTACTTGACGCCGCGCTTCTCGTTGACGGTTTTGCCGGCGCCGATGCAGACCAGGATGTCGTGCGCCCGCCAGTCGTCTTGATTCAGGTAATGGCAATCGTTGGTCGCCACCAGCGGGATGCCTGTGCGCTTCGACAGCTCGGCCATGCCGGGGATGACGGTCTTCACCTCTTCTTCAAGGCCGTGGTTTTGCACTTCGAGAAAGTAATTGCCCTTGCCGAGAATGTCTTGAAACTCCATCGCCTGCTTGGCCGCCTGCTCGAACTTGTCGGTGAGCAGCAGGGAAGAGGGCACGCCCGAAAGGCAGGCCGACAGCGCGACGATGCCTTCGCTGTGTTGGGCGAGCAATTCTTTATCGATGCGTGGCTTGTAGTAGTAGCCCTTCGTGAAGGCGAACGATGAGAGCTTGACGAGGTTTTGATAGCCCGCGAGGTTCTTCGCCAGCAGGATGATGTGATTCGTGCCGCGCTCGCCCTGCGCGTCGCCGCGGTCTGTGTGCTTGCCGCGCGCGATGTAGGCTTCCATGCCGATGATGGGCTTGATGCCCGTGCCTTTCATCTGATTGTAGAACGAGATGGCGCCATACATATTGCCGTGGTCGGTGACGGCGACGGCGCGCGCGCCGAGTTCCTGGGCGCGCTTGGCGAGCGGCTTGATCTGAATGGCACCGTCCAGCAGGCTGAAGTCGGAATGGAGATGGAGGTGGACGAAGTCTTTTTCGTTCATGGCATTCTTATGAAATTGGTAAGGCCCGCACGGCGTGGGGGACGCCGCTTGAGCGATGATTATTGGTGCCTGCGATTGACCTCTGAGGACGCAACCTGCACGTTACTCACTGCTTGTCTACGGGACGGCAGTGTAGCACAGGGCGGCGCGAAGTGTACACCACAAATTGTGGCGTTTTTCTTACGATGCCCAACATCTTGAACCGCAACGGTTACCCTGTGGAAATTATGTGGAAAAGCTGTGGAAGAAAATAGGCAGGGATGAGGGATGAGCAAAGAAGGCCGCGCAATGCGTTCTCTTTAACTCATCACTTTCAACTCCTCACTCATTACTGCCGGAGGCTTCCCATTCGCCGTAGAGTGATTCGAGCCGGGCTTGCAGGTCATGCTGGCGCTGGCCGATTTCGGCGTACTTCTCAGGCCCCCAGTCGGCTGCCGCGTTGGCGAGCTGTTCGCTCAAAGCGGCAAGGTCGCGCTCGCGCTCGTGAATCTCTTGCTCGATCTCTTCGATCTTGCGGCGGCGGGTTTTGGTTTGCGGGTTGGCGCGGGGCTTGGCGGTGGGTTTAGCCGAGCGCGCCTTCTGCGGCGCGGCGGCGGCGAGCGGCTTGCGGTGATGCTCGGCGTAGAAATCCGAATAGCTGCCGGTGTGGTAAACGGCCGCGCCGTTATCGAAGTGGAGGATTTCGGTCGCCAGCTTGTCGAGGAAGTAACGGTCGTGCGACACGGTGATGATCGTGCCGGGGTATTCCACAAGCGCTTGCTCCAGCGCCTCGCGCGCCGGGATGTCCAGATGGTTGGTCGGCTCGTCCAACACCAGCACGTTGGCCTGGCTGTAGATCAGCTTGGCCAGCGCCAGGCGGCTCTTCTCGCCGCCCGACAGTCCGGCGACCGGCTTGAAGATGTCGTCGCCGGTGAACAGGAAGCGGGCGAGATAGCCGCGCAGCTCGTTCGGCGTGGCGCGCGGCGCGGCGACGGCGATCTCTTCGATTACCGTTGATGAGAGGTCGAGGCTTTCAAGCTCTTGATCGAAGTACTCCATCTGCACATTCGCGCCCCAGGTGAAGCCGCCATCGAGCGGTTCAAGGTCGCCGATCAGGGTTTTCAAAAACGTCGTCTTGCCGGTGCCATTCGGCCCGATGATTCCCAGGCGCTCGC from Blastocatellia bacterium includes:
- the dnaE gene encoding DNA polymerase III subunit alpha, with translation MNEKDFVHLHLHSDFSLLDGAIQIKPLAKRAQELGARAVAVTDHGNMYGAISFYNQMKGTGIKPIIGMEAYIARGKHTDRGDAQGERGTNHIILLAKNLAGYQNLVKLSSFAFTKGYYYKPRIDKELLAQHSEGIVALSACLSGVPSSLLLTDKFEQAAKQAMEFQDILGKGNYFLEVQNHGLEEEVKTVIPGMAELSKRTGIPLVATNDCHYLNQDDWRAHDILVCIGAGKTVNEKRGVKYKEGEFYVRSAKEMWLLFGKDMPEALLNTVAVAEMCDLELPKGENHLPVYRVPDGETIDSYFARMARAGLEERWQAIKNRPDRKCDLDDYKRRLEQEIEVITKMGFPGYFLIVWDFINYAKRSQIPVGPGRGSAAGSLVAYCLKITDLDPLQYDLLFERFLNPERVSMPDIDIDFCVRGRQRVIDYVADYYGRDHVSMISTFGTMASKAAIKDVGRALEMPYAEVDKIAKMIPPPVRGRNVSIEDAIKQNPDLKRAIDTDARVKEVIEIAKRLEGCSRHSSVHAAGVVISPKPLYELVPVAKTSRDEIATQYAMGDLEKTGMLKMDFLALTTLTIIDDALKSIERETGKPLDLTQIPLDDREALQLFCDGKTEAIFQFESDGMKDICRRLKPDGLEDLSALNALYRPGPIDSGMIDDFIDRRHGRKKVKYDFDEMKEVMGNTLGVLVYQEQIMAVFQRLAGYSLGEADLVRRAMGKKKREELDKHKEKFLKQAMERGHDKNKLEKLWASIEGFADYAFNRAHSFSYGYLAYQTAFLKAHYPTHFWAAVLSNELNNTAKVVKYINEARTQGIEILPPDVNVSFDSFTASGNSIRFGLAAIKGIGQSAVACIVEARSSGSAFRSLFDFTERVDSKAVNKRVLESLIKSGAFDTINNNRAQMFAAIDAAVESGQRAQKSRASGQVDLFGALAASMSMAEPLLPRAEPWAQTELLKGEKETLGFYISGHPLMRYDQALADFANADMERLANFHHGAVVTLGGIVMEMNLKMTKKGDRFALFQLEDQYGTVKVVVWPEPYGKAASALKNDAAVLVKGRLEIDDGGSVAIIAEEIQSLENIRERAARSIIIRFGVEAITSERLESLHHLLDSHRGECNVVFEVELNDGQVARIQPNQFVRVRVTPELTDAIKKTLPDAAVELALQRAISAAH